One genomic segment of Anaerolineae bacterium includes these proteins:
- the glnA gene encoding type I glutamate--ammonia ligase, whose translation SGREECPNLGYKPRHKQGYFPVPPTDKFQDLRTRMLLTLEKLGIDVECQHHEVATAGQSEIDMRFKPLLQMGDQLMWFKYVLKNLATRDNRTVTFMPKPLFEDNGSGMHTHISIWKNGEPLFAGDKYAGVSQEALYGIGGILKHCGALCAITNPTTNSYKRLVPGFEAPVNLAYSSRNRSAAIRIPMYSASPKAKRIEFRTPDPSCNGYLAFSAILMAVLDGIENRIDPGEPLDKDIYGLPPEELADIPSAPGSLEEALDALKKDHAFLLKGDVFTQDVIDMWIEYKTKNEVNAVKLRPHPHEFFLYFDI comes from the coding sequence CAGCGGCAGAGAAGAATGCCCGAATCTTGGCTATAAACCAAGGCATAAGCAAGGGTACTTTCCTGTTCCTCCGACAGACAAATTTCAGGACCTGCGCACCCGAATGCTTCTCACCCTTGAAAAACTTGGTATAGATGTTGAGTGCCAGCATCACGAAGTCGCAACAGCGGGGCAGTCGGAAATTGATATGCGATTTAAACCGCTTCTACAAATGGGTGATCAGCTCATGTGGTTTAAGTATGTGCTTAAAAACTTAGCAACTCGTGATAACCGCACAGTTACATTTATGCCGAAACCTCTTTTCGAGGATAACGGCTCCGGAATGCACACACATATCAGCATATGGAAAAATGGAGAGCCTTTATTTGCGGGTGATAAGTATGCCGGGGTTTCTCAGGAGGCTCTTTACGGAATCGGAGGAATATTAAAACACTGCGGTGCGCTGTGTGCTATTACCAATCCGACCACCAATTCTTACAAGCGTCTTGTACCGGGCTTTGAAGCTCCTGTAAATCTGGCATATTCAAGCCGTAACCGGAGTGCCGCAATCCGCATACCGATGTATTCCGCATCGCCAAAGGCAAAACGGATTGAATTTCGAACCCCTGACCCATCCTGTAACGGGTACCTTGCCTTTTCAGCAATTCTGATGGCTGTATTAGACGGCATCGAAAACAGGATAGACCCTGGTGAGCCGCTGGACAAAGATATATATGGTCTTCCGCCGGAAGAGCTTGCCGATATACCGTCTGCTCCAGGCTCTCTCGAAGAGGCTCTTGACGCCTTAAAAAAAGACCACGCCTTCCTGCTCAAAGGTGATGTGTTTACTCAGGATGTTATTGATATGTGGATTGAATATAAGACCAAAAACGAGGTAAACGCCGTTAAACTTCGTCCGCATCCGCATGAATTCTTTCTTTACTTCGATATATAA
- a CDS encoding FMN-binding glutamate synthase family protein, giving the protein MSFSKPNRSDATKTTTRISPAPGSGICVTCLDGCKGTCEIGRSALKGREMLYPQPFGKITSGSEKDYPIDFSHFNIQGTCVGAVGVAADSDIATFPAVDCTTAVGRDGSIKLDFPVFTGAVGSTEIARINWQEVAIGAAISGIIVVAGENICGMDPQAEFKNGKISKSPEMERRIEAFRKWYDGKGGIIIQANVEDTKLGVPEYVIEKLGIEIFELKWGQGAKDIGGEVKLPSLERALELKKRGYIVLPDPTNPAVQDAFKSGGITEFERHSRLGMVDEGSFYKAVESLRGVGAKYVTLKTGAYRPADLARAIKYSSEAKIDMLTIDGAGGGTGMSPWRMMNEWGIPTVELECLAYQMCERLKAKGAYVPPIAIAGGLSLEDHIFKAIALGAPYVKAICLGRAMLTAAMVGKNQGKMIAKKMEKEGKDVESGYLELFAVGAQLKERFGSDFNKLPAGAIGLYSYVDRLRQGLQQFMAGARKFALQYMDRNDLVALTRESSEISGIPYVMESDQEEIDNILG; this is encoded by the coding sequence ATGTCGTTTAGCAAGCCAAATCGAAGTGACGCTACTAAAACTACAACAAGGATTAGTCCGGCTCCTGGTTCCGGGATATGTGTCACATGTCTTGATGGATGTAAGGGAACGTGTGAGATAGGGAGATCTGCTTTAAAAGGAAGGGAGATGCTTTATCCGCAGCCCTTTGGCAAGATTACGTCGGGTTCGGAAAAGGATTATCCTATCGATTTTTCCCATTTTAATATTCAGGGGACCTGTGTCGGGGCTGTTGGTGTAGCTGCAGATTCTGACATTGCAACATTTCCTGCTGTTGATTGTACTACAGCCGTTGGAAGGGACGGCAGTATTAAACTTGATTTCCCTGTATTTACGGGAGCTGTTGGATCAACCGAGATTGCCAGAATCAATTGGCAAGAGGTTGCTATCGGCGCCGCAATATCCGGCATTATTGTTGTGGCCGGAGAGAATATATGCGGTATGGATCCTCAGGCCGAGTTTAAAAACGGTAAAATCAGCAAGTCTCCTGAGATGGAGCGTAGGATAGAAGCCTTTAGAAAATGGTATGACGGCAAGGGTGGGATAATCATTCAAGCTAATGTTGAAGATACAAAGCTTGGTGTGCCGGAATATGTTATCGAAAAACTCGGGATAGAGATATTCGAACTCAAATGGGGCCAGGGAGCCAAAGATATTGGTGGAGAAGTAAAACTTCCAAGCCTTGAAAGGGCATTGGAGCTGAAAAAACGCGGCTATATTGTTCTGCCTGATCCGACTAATCCAGCGGTACAGGATGCCTTTAAAAGCGGCGGCATCACTGAATTTGAAAGACATTCAAGGCTTGGAATGGTTGATGAAGGATCTTTTTATAAAGCTGTAGAGTCCCTTCGCGGTGTTGGTGCAAAATATGTGACATTAAAAACCGGCGCTTACCGTCCGGCCGATCTTGCAAGAGCCATTAAATATTCTTCAGAAGCCAAGATAGATATGTTGACCATTGATGGCGCTGGAGGCGGTACAGGCATGAGCCCTTGGAGAATGATGAATGAATGGGGTATTCCTACGGTTGAGCTTGAATGTCTGGCCTACCAGATGTGTGAACGTCTCAAGGCAAAGGGCGCCTATGTTCCGCCGATTGCAATTGCAGGAGGCCTTTCTCTGGAAGATCATATATTTAAGGCTATTGCCCTTGGAGCGCCTTATGTTAAGGCTATCTGTCTGGGCAGGGCCATGTTGACTGCAGCTATGGTCGGTAAGAATCAGGGTAAAATGATAGCAAAAAAAATGGAAAAGGAAGGAAAAGATGTTGAATCAGGATATCTTGAGTTATTTGCAGTTGGAGCGCAATTAAAAGAACGGTTTGGCAGTGATTTTAATAAACTGCCGGCCGGCGCCATAGGATTGTATTCTTATGTGGATCGCCTGCGTCAGGGCCTGCAGCAGTTTATGGCCGGCGCAAGAAAATTTGCTCTTCAATATATGGATAGAAACGATCTGGTTGCGTTGACAAGAGAATCGTCTGAGATATCAGGCATTCCTTATGTTATGGAATCAGATCAAGAAGAAATTGACAACATACTGGGATAA